One genomic window of Deinococcus planocerae includes the following:
- the ssb gene encoding single-stranded DNA-binding protein: protein MNKVLIIAALARDPELRYTPGGTAVLDLTLAGERHITGSDGRAHVIPFYENGQALGKYAEHLAERGYQAGDVLVADGQLDYSQWEASEGGKRSALRVRVTGTVRQADGDFELIQDGRGGQRLRGGLNRATVIGNVSADPELRHTPAGDAVLGLRLGVNEKYKDRQGQAQEKTHWVDVTLWRDLALAHQGLRKGDPVLVEGALVDESWTDRDGRGRRTKKVEADTVVPLSRGAGTGTSGTPAPAREQRQPVAASGTRAASSQNAAPAPTRSGRLDIDQGLEDFPPDEAPLPF, encoded by the coding sequence ATGAACAAGGTCCTGATCATCGCCGCCCTCGCCCGCGATCCCGAACTCCGCTACACCCCGGGAGGCACCGCCGTCCTCGATCTCACCCTCGCGGGCGAGCGCCACATCACGGGCAGCGACGGGCGCGCGCACGTCATCCCCTTCTACGAGAACGGGCAGGCGCTGGGCAAGTACGCCGAACATCTGGCCGAGCGCGGGTATCAGGCGGGCGACGTTCTGGTGGCGGACGGGCAGCTCGATTACAGCCAGTGGGAAGCGTCCGAAGGGGGCAAGCGCAGCGCCCTGCGGGTGCGCGTCACGGGGACGGTGCGCCAAGCGGACGGAGACTTCGAACTCATTCAGGATGGCCGGGGCGGGCAGCGACTCAGGGGCGGCTTGAACCGGGCCACGGTCATCGGGAACGTGTCCGCCGACCCCGAACTGCGGCACACACCTGCCGGTGACGCCGTGCTCGGTCTGCGTCTGGGCGTCAACGAGAAGTACAAGGACCGTCAGGGCCAAGCCCAGGAGAAGACGCACTGGGTGGACGTGACCCTATGGCGCGACCTGGCCCTGGCTCACCAGGGACTGCGCAAGGGTGACCCGGTCCTGGTGGAGGGCGCACTGGTGGACGAGTCGTGGACGGACCGCGACGGGCGTGGGCGCCGGACCAAGAAGGTGGAGGCGGACACGGTGGTCCCCCTCAGCCGGGGTGCGGGCACGGGGACCTCCGGCACGCCAGCTCCGGCGCGCGAGCAGCGGCAGCCGGTCGCTGCCTCGGGGACTCGCGCGGCCAGCTCTCAAAACGCCGCGCCCGCCCCGACCCGCTCTGGGAGGCTGGACATCGATCAGGGGCTGGAGGACTTCCCGCCCGACGAGGCGCCCCTGCCGTTTTGA
- a CDS encoding AbrB/MazE/SpoVT family DNA-binding domain-containing protein, with product MTKVAVTVDAQGRLTLPPEAQARLALKPGQTVVIDVDLPVEETPVGEGENPFLRFIGSLPPLAEDSRTYYRRERGHEDP from the coding sequence ATGACCAAGGTCGCCGTGACCGTCGACGCGCAGGGACGGCTCACCCTGCCCCCCGAGGCGCAGGCCCGCCTCGCCCTCAAGCCCGGGCAGACCGTGGTCATCGATGTGGATCTCCCCGTCGAGGAGACGCCGGTCGGCGAGGGCGAGAACCCCTTCCTGCGCTTCATCGGCAGCCTGCCCCCCCTGGCCGAGGACAGCCGCACGTACTACCGACGTGAACGGGGGCACGAGGACCCTTGA
- a CDS encoding type II toxin-antitoxin system VapC family toxin: MTCIDTNVLSALLREEPGAERLAEVLWRSRQQGELFIHVGVYAELLAAPGQTRAGVDHFLSETGVRVDWHTPPDVWLQASAGYEAYSLRRQRSGGGLPRRLLLDFVIGAHAASLGAALLTLDPQHYRLAFPGLALPDLTSDT; the protein is encoded by the coding sequence TTGACCTGCATCGATACCAACGTGCTCAGCGCCCTGCTTCGTGAGGAGCCGGGCGCTGAGCGTCTGGCGGAGGTCCTGTGGAGGAGCCGCCAGCAGGGGGAACTGTTCATCCATGTGGGCGTGTACGCCGAACTGCTCGCGGCCCCGGGCCAGACCCGCGCGGGGGTCGACCACTTCCTGAGTGAGACCGGCGTCCGGGTGGACTGGCACACGCCCCCGGACGTCTGGTTACAGGCCAGCGCGGGCTACGAGGCGTACAGCCTGCGCCGCCAGCGCAGCGGAGGCGGCCTGCCACGTCGGCTGCTGCTGGACTTCGTGATTGGCGCGCACGCGGCCTCTCTCGGTGCGGCGCTGCTCACCCTCGATCCACAACATTACCGCTTGGCCTTTCCGGGACTGGCCTTGCCTGATCTGACCTCCGACACCTGA